DNA sequence from the Coffea arabica cultivar ET-39 chromosome 11c, Coffea Arabica ET-39 HiFi, whole genome shotgun sequence genome:
GAAGGCAAGGAATAAAGCAATGTTTGAGGGTGTCCAGATGCAGTCTATTGCCATTTGACACGCCATTGTCTTGGAGATCCAGTCCATGGGGGGGTTCACTACAAAACAAGTGTTTCGAGTGCAGTCATTTTGTCAGTTGTATGATTGGTCGAATTCGTCCGCTGGTGGGTTTGTCTTCAAAGTTATTCGTTGGGAGGCAAAAGAGACATGGTGGCTCATACTTAATACAAATGGCTATTCTAAGGGTAATCCAGGAGTGGATGGAGGCGGTGGGGTTCTTTGGGATTAAACTAGCCTATCTCTAATTGCCTTTTCGGCCTACTTTGGGGAAACTACATGTCTCTGAGCAGAGGCTCGGGCCCCCCTTATTGGTCTTCAAACGTGTGTCCATTGGGGGTTTAGGAATCTCTGTGTGCAATTAGATTCATTGGTCTTAGTAGGGATTCTTCAGCGCCACATTCAGTGTCCGTGGCAAATTCGACGAGAGGTCAGGCAGATTTGGCAGTTCATTGAGGATCTGGCTCGATTTTCGCACTGTTATAGGGAGGCTAACAAAGTTGCTGATGCGTTGTCCAATATGGGGGTATCTCATCCTGAGCAGCAAGTCAAGGTATATGAGTGCTTTAGTACGTTCTCGAGGCTGGCTCGTGGGGCAACCTGCTTGGATAGATTAGGGTTGCCTTCAATTCGGAAAATTAGGCGTATGTAAGCGGAATGTTTTGCCTTATttcatgaataaataaaaaagttaaaaaaagatattataataaaaatttcacatgtctattttttgaattcaaaaactataaattaaaaattttgaaatgaattttCAACTACAATTCAACAATTAAAAGAGTAATTTATACCTTTAAAATGTGATTTGTGTCaataattgtatgatagttAGTTTTATGGACTCATTTATTGGTTTCTTGCCATTATATAATGAACCtattctttttcaaattttagatgaaAAAATGAGGTATTTATTCTACTTCATGTTGGCATATTGTAACCCCTAATTTCCCAAACTATAAATAGAATTTTCTATCAACCAAGTCTTACACACTTTGATTATCTTCTAACTATCTTCTACTTCTCTTCTTCTCACGACTATATTTGACATTAGTTAGGTGTTTTGAAAAGGTTTAACTTCTCTAGACAGTGTAGATTTAGAAAAAGCAACAATGAAGGTTGGGTTGTTGTATCCCAAAAGTGATATGCCATCAATCACCTTAAAAGAGCGATCTAATTAGTGTCTCATCTAATCAAAATATTTTAtctatttctttctttaaattttgttttacaTGTTGGTTGTGCAATTTAAGTTCGCAAGGGAATAGCAATGTTATTTCCAATGGACATAAGTAGTTGCCAATATCAAGACTAAATTTAAAGgtcaatttcaaaagttaaaactCTATCAATGCTTATTATGATATTCACATTTATTTTCTCTATTTAGGGAGAAGGCATGATTCCCTACTTCAAAACTATTGATGAAATTAGATCAAAACCATACAGTTGCTAAATTTCAAATCGCATTATTATAGTCCTATGATTCAACAATCCAATTTTATAAATTTGATCCCAATCTAAGTAAGATTCTTAGAGTTTGTAAAACTATAGTCAGATGAATAGAATTTTGTAGAATCAAGTGCATATTATATAAATTAAGAGAATTCTTACGAATTTAAAATTTGTAGCCTTATATGTCATGAATTCATATCAATgatatttatttttcatatttgaagtctaaaaataaaataaattccgAAACTTGAACGTTTATCAATTAGCATATAATGCTAGGATACATACATTTTAGCTgaacaaatttattttttctaactAACATTTGCACATGTTTTCAACTATTCATGAACAATAAgcttataaataaataaaatgttaatttttttcatattttttagtAGGTACTTATGATTCTATGATCCATCTATGATTTGATCCTATGACTTTCAAAAGGGACCATAGGTAGGATTTCAATTTTAAAAACCTTAAAGACTCCAATCCTGAAAGCGGCTATCCCAGGTACAAAataaaggggagaaaaaaagtaataaaaaaaggATGATACAAGGAAATAAAGAAGGTGAACCCCTCTGGATATTCAATTTGGTATTGCAATTTTcgggccttttttttttctgggctGAAGTGCAACGTAAAGGGGCTCAATATGTGATTGTAAAACCTGGATCAGCCCAAATTTCCAACGTTAGGCGCCAAGTttccaagaacaagaaaaagaaaatcatttcaGCTGGCTCGTCCGGCAAACTCTTTCTCTAGTTTTGCTGAGCAAGAACTAACGGTAATTcgtcattcttttttctttattttttcttttttttttttgtggtaattAGTCTTGGGGTGTTGAAGGATTGCCCATTTTAAGAGCCGAAATTCAGTAATCCGCATAATTTTTGCTCATATGCGCTAATTTTCTTGCGCACTACCTATTCGATGAATTACCGATAGTCTCTTCTAAGAATTTTGGGTTCTTAATCCAGCAATTGATATGGGCTTTTTCCATATTTAAAGACCCATTTCTGCTCTGAACAGATTTAGATTCTTACTAAAATAGTGAGAGAAAAATTTTAGCACTGCTTCGATCCTTAGTTTTTTTCTATGAATAAGTTTTAGCACTGCTGCAATCCCacttatttcttcttttatgtttatggtttttcaattgattttgaatgaggaaaatttttttttaattctttttttagttttgggttttaatttttttgttaatttcaatggctcttttatttcatttgcttATGTTTGCAGAGAGCAATCTAGACAATGTCTGCAATCAGAGCAATTGGTAGGACGCTTTTTGCTGCAGTCAAGGCTGACACTTCATCCGCATCTTCTGCAGCTGCAGCTGCTGCTTCCACTGCTAGGACTAAACATAACCCTCTTGAGAATTTCTTCGAGGCTGACAGAAGTCCAGATGATGACAAGCCTGTTGTATATGGTATAAACACCTCTTCTCTGTATCATATCCTGAGTTCTTTGGTTTTCATGTAATTGAAGAAACTGAAGTTAATAAGTTGGAGCCCGAAATTGACCATGGAAATAAAGTACTGGTGCAGTCTTAAATTCTACAAATACTTTGTGGTTTGTATAGCATCTCCTTGTAGTATCTAAGCTTAAGTATTAATGTCAGAAGTGAAAAGGATCTCTTTTTTTTGCATTGTGTTCTGGAGGTGTAATAATTCAGCTGATCTGTCTTAAGCTTTGACAATTCCTTTGAGGATTGCAGTGACAACCTCTTAAAATGGTGCTTCTGATGCTTTGGATGTCAAACAACATTTAGAAACAGCCTTGAGCATGACTTAGCATTTATgactaggatttttttttttctttttactttttccttGATAATGGTATGTTCTATTTTCTGAATCATTCTTATAAAGATGCTAAAATAATTTAGATAAAGAGCTATTTTTGAGttcttgtttattttattaaattaaGATAGCTTATTTCAGCAAAGTAAACCTATACATATAAAAAAGACAGCAGCAAATATTTCTTCTTATTGCAACTCTATGTTGCTTTATACTTTTTCCAACCAGTTAAGGTCTATGATATAGCAGGATATGTGGAAACTTGAGTTCTAGAAAGCACCCTTTATTTTCCAGAGAGAGATGGCATGAGATAATTGTACACCCATGCTTGTTGGGTCTTGAGCTCTTTTAGTGTTACCTAGGCCGTTGTTAGATGATTATCctcaaattaataaatttttaggtattgTAAATCAGTTgcactttcttttcttgctgGTTGCTCCATCTCAGTTACAGCATATAGCTTATGGACCTTGTTTTTTCTTGGttaataaatgaaaaggttGCATTCTGCTCTATGGTGTATTTGCAGCGTATGGCATTTTGTTAAACTTATGTTCATGGAACATACTGTTACCACTCCTTTCTTGTCAGTTGTGTATTCAAAATAACTGCTGATTTTATCATTTAGGTAGGGGCTGGAAAGCTTCTGAATTGCGCCTTAAATCATGGGATGATCTTCAGAAGTTATGGTTTGTTCTATTAAAGGAGAAAAACATGTTGATGACCCAACGCCAGATGCTTCATGCTCAGAACCTACGTTTTGCAAATCCAGAACGTATCTCCAAGGTAGATTATGTATTCTCCaatttgctgtttttctttcatttttcaaatgcTTTTTCTGGTGCTGTTATATAGCCATTTGTGCCATTTATGTTAAAGAATAAAATCCAATTTACTTGAAAAAGTTTCTTTGCTATAATCTTCTGCATTTTATTGTAATAAGCAACCAATTTCAGTTTTTTTCCCCAGTTTTATTATGCTAGAAAACTTCTCGATACTTATGCAGTGATGAACATCATCGCTTTGGTTAATCATGAAACTTTGTCTGATACAAGGTGAAAGCAATTCTACAGAGCCTATCACCTTTTTCTGCTTTACGAAACATTCCTAGGATTACGATTCTACTTAATAGACAGTTTTTTTCACTTGAAGGTATGGGAGAAGCAGGGGGTGAAGAGAGAGGACCTGATAGGAGAAACACTATCTGCCAGATACATGTTTCTCCcaagaaaaaaatcatttttgtatTTGAAAATGTAGTTGTACAGTGAGGGGACTCGCCGGGGGAGGGGGGGTGAAGAGAGAGGACCTGATAGGAGAAACACTGTCTGCCTGATATATGTTTCtctggagaaaaagaaaaaaatataatccTCAGGTTTTGTGGCTGATGGTAGCCCTGGGGGACCTggggggaagagagagagacctATTAGAGAGGGATTCAACTTAGAGGAGAAATATACTCGAGTTTTGCTGCTGATATTAGTCCTAGAAAACACAATCTGTCAGATATATTTTTCGTTTGAAAAAAGCTCTCCTATTTTGCAGCTCACAGTAATCCTGGGGGGAGATAgagtgcgtgtgtgtgtgtgacagagagagagagagagagagagagagagagagagaaaggggacCTAATTGGAGGAAACATATCCTCATATTCATTGCTGACAAAAGTCCTAGAAGAAACACAATCTGTCAGATACATGTTTCTTTAGAAAAAAGTTCTCATACTTTTCACCTGACAGTATTGCTAGAAGAAACAGCATGTTCTAGGAACATGTTTTTCATAGTTCTTCTGTATAATATCTTTATTCTTGTCAACCTCAAAGGAATTAATATCATAATTCAATCTTTCCGAATATGTTGTCTGAAAATGATCTTATCAGCAAAATTTTTAATACTGACATTGTGTTTTTCAATCAACAAATGGCATATTGTAATTCTGTATGAttggaaatttatttttcttcttattttttcaaCTAAAAGCTTATCTTGAAAGGTTGGAAAAAATTGAATTCTATAAATGGTTGTGTTTTCTATGTTTGGAATTACCAATGAGTTAATTAAATAGTTTCCTTGCTCCATTACAAGTAGGTTGGGGTTTTCTGACCTTTTTCCTTAATATGCTTCATGTTTTAGCAATGAACTTTTTGTTTTACATTTATGGTCTTTCCTAGTTCCAATTTCTTAGTTCAAATGAATGGTAAGCGGATCTACTCTTTTATGAATTTCTGGTCAGGTAAAATTAATTGGGTATGCTGGAGTAGCTTTAGGTGAGTATGATGCTTGTATTCAAAACTGTCCCGCTTAATCTTTTGGCTGTTGTATTTCTATGGCATGAATGTTACAGAAGTATAGAGGAAAAAAGTAATAATTAACATAATGATGGACATTCATGGATTAAGAGAGCCCTGAGACCTAAATTTGTCAGAGTG
Encoded proteins:
- the LOC113715376 gene encoding large ribosomal subunit protein uL29m isoform X2; translated protein: MSAIRAIGRTLFAAVKADTSSASSAAAAAASTARTKHNPLENFFEADRSPDDDKPVVYGRGWKASELRLKSWDDLQKLWFVLLKEKNMLMTQRQMLHAQNLRFANPERISKVWEKQGVKREDLIGETLSARYMFLPRKKSFLYLKM
- the LOC113715376 gene encoding large ribosomal subunit protein uL29m isoform X1, whose translation is MSAIRAIGRTLFAAVKADTSSASSAAAAAASTARTKHNPLENFFEADRSPDDDKPVVYGRGWKASELRLKSWDDLQKLWFVLLKEKNMLMTQRQMLHAQNLRFANPERISKVRKSMCRIKHVLTERAIEEPDPRRSAEMKRMINAL